The Euphorbia lathyris chromosome 3, ddEupLath1.1, whole genome shotgun sequence genome contains a region encoding:
- the LOC136221790 gene encoding heavy metal-associated isoprenylated plant protein 36-like — protein sequence MCCDGCKRKVKKILQGIEGVLKTEMDELQPKVTVIGNVDPKILIKRLSKGGKQAEIWKEKNAVIVKEKACLKDENETENIEEMKYLNMANPMPWYTMPQPAYYCQQPAFRVGDYFSDENTDGCHVM from the exons ATGTGCTGTGATGGCTGCAAGAGGAAAGTAAAGAAGATTTTACAGGGCATTGAAG GTGTTTTGAAGACTGAAATGGATGAGTTGCAGCCAAAAGTTACAGTTATAGGAAATGTGGATCCTAAAATTCTGATAAAAAGACTGTCAAAAGGTGGAAAGCAAGCAGAAATCTGGAAAGAAAAGAATGCGGTAATAGTAAAAGAGAAGGCCTGTCTGAAAGATGAGAATGAGACAGAAAATATTGAAGAAATGAAGTACCTCAATATGGCTAATCCAATGCCATGGTATACAATGCCTCAACCAGCCTATTACTGTCAGCAACCAGCATTTCGAGTTGGGGATTACTTTAGTGACGAAAATACAGACGGATGTCATGTCATGTGA
- the LOC136222438 gene encoding WD repeat-containing protein LWD1 yields the protein MGVSSDPNQDGSDEQQKRSEIYTYEAPWHIYAMNWSVRRDKKYRLAIASLLEQYPNRVEIVQLDDSNGEIRSDPNLSFEHPYPPTKTMFIPDKDCQKPDLLATSSDFLRVWRIADDQSRVELKSLLNGNKSSEFCGPLTSFDWNEAEPKRIGTSSIDTTCTIWDIERETVDTQLIAHDKEVYDIAWGGVGVFASVSADGSVRVFDLRDKEHSTIIYESSEPDTPLVRLGWNKQDPRYMATIIMDSAKVVVLDIRFPTLPVVELQRHHASVNAIAWAPHSSCHICTAGDDSQALIWDLSSMGQPVEGGLDPILAYTAGAEIEQLQWSSSQPDWVAIAFSTKLQILRV from the coding sequence ATGGGGGTGAGCAGCGACCCCAATCAAGACGGGTCCGATGAGCAGCAGAAGAGATCAGAGATCTACACCTACGAGGCTCCATGGCACATCTATGCCATGAATTGGAGTGTCCGCCGTGACAAGAAGTACCGATTAGCCATTGCTAGCCTACTTGAGCAGTACCCTAACCGCGTTGAAATCGTCCAGCTTGACGATTCCAATGGTGAGATCCGATCCGACCCCAATCTCTCTTTCGAACATCCTTACCCTCCTACTAAGACCATGTTTATCCCCGATAAGGACTGCCAGAAGCCCGACCTCTTGGCTACTTCCAGTGACTTCCTCCGTGTCTGGCGAATCGCGGATGACCAATCTCGTGTCGAGCTTAAAAGCTTGCTTAATGGTAACAAGAGTAGTGAATTTTGCGGGCCACTCACTTCTTTCGACTGGAATGAGGCGGAGCCTAAACGAATCGGTACTTCTAGCATCGATACAACTTGTACAATTTGGGATATCGAGCGAGAGACCGTCGATACACAGCTAATTGCTCACGATAAAGAGGTTTACGACATTGCGTGGGGCGGCGTTGGGGTTTTTGCCTCAGTCTCTGCCGACGGTTCAGTTAGGGTTTTCGATCTTCGAGATAAGGAACATTCTACTATAATCTATGAGAGTTCTGAGCCAGACACTCCCTTGGTAAGGCTAGGATGGAACAAGCAGGATCCGAGGTACATGGCCACAATAATCATGGATAGCGCCAAAGTGGTGGTGCTGGATATCCGTTTCCCGACTCTCCCGGTGGTGGAGTTACAGAGACACCACGCCAGTGTTAATGCTATTGCTTGGGCGCCACACAGCTCTTGCCATATCTGTACTGCCGGGGATGATTCTCAGGCCTTGATTTGGGATCTCTCGTCGATGGGTCAGCCTGTGGAGGGTGGATTGGATCCAATTCTGGCTTATACAGCTGGTGCTGAAATTGAGCAGTTGCAGTGGTCTTCTTCTCAGCCTGATTGGGTTGCTATTGCATTTTCTACCAAGTTGCAGATTCTTAGGGTTTGA